TAGGTTCCCGAACCCTGCcttagagtgagccctgacacccaATGAAGAAAGCTAATTTCGACCACTTGTATTCACAATCGTATTCTTTCATTCACTACCCAAATCTCATTACCATGGACGAGGGTTGGAACGTACAAATTTAGAGTTTTGCCTTCAGGCTGAGCTCCTTTTTCACCACCACGGTCTGGTACAGCGACCGCATTACTTTAGATGCTGCACCGATCTGCCTTTTGATCTCATGCTCCAAatttccctcactcgtgaacaaaaTCCCAAGATACTTGAACTCCTCCACTTGGGCCAGCTGCTCTCTCCCTAACTGAAGAGAGCAATCCACCCTTTTCTGGTatcaatatgatataatataatataataaagtctGGGAGCACTTGTAAAAATGCTTCTATTGTAAAAAGCATgtttctaatttaatttaatgtacttAAATTTGTATTACAAACATTACTATGGTTATAACAATTAAATTCCAAGTTTTGGAATTTCTTAGTATTCGGTATTTACAAAGGAGATAACATGTTcaatgaaaaaatgtaataaaaaaaaatcttctttgcTTAGTAGTGAcctatatataaatattgcaGAATTTGTAATTTGTATATTCATTTCGTGTAATAGTGTTTCCTTTTTGGAAATTTTTCAAATTGCTAAAACttgtatttccaggtttaaattagttttgaaatgtataataactatatataaatcaaaacattttgttatataatggtGTTCCATACTGTTAGCAATTTCTTTTTGAAATGTTAGTATTTGCACATGACTGTTTCAGCAGTCGCTAAATTGTGTCAAGTCTTTGTGAAGTGAAAACCTAGCTGTGGTGGTGTAAAATGCAACAAATTGACTTGTGGGGGATGCAGAGTGTTTGACAGGAGCTGGTGAGGACCTTTCAAATTTAATGAGAGTGACGTTTTGTTTAGCCTAGAATCTGATATGCGTAGGCTGCCTGAGGACAGCAAAGATAGCACTTCAAATCCTGTTAGGGTCCTCATTATCGACCCTATGCTTGTAACTCATGATCTGATACAGTAGTTTATGCCCAGGTACAGATAGGTCACACACTTGAGTCAACAGTAGTTAAAGGATGTTATTCATCATAATACGGAAATGCTAAATGAGCTAGTTTTGATCATGATTTTGTGATCAtgtagcactttttttttttttttttttagacatcatTAGATGCTCAGACGTTCAAACGTATTTCTTCTCTCTTCTGATTCTATTCTCTATTTTAAGTTTCCATCCGAACAGGACATCCAAGGGTGTGGCCTGCTCTGTTTCAGCTCTGTGTGCATTTGAGCAAGGAGAATGACACATGGCTTTTTATCTTGACAATTTTCCCGTACATCTTCTGACAAAAGAGAGGTATATATAATCCCACACAACAAAATCCTGTGCATATTCACACTGGCACCTGATAATGCACTACAGCCCTACAATCAGAGTTTGAGGTAGCTCTACATCCCAAGAAGTTGATACAGCTATTTATACTAGCCTGTACTGGTATATGCATAGGCAATTTCTGAACAATTAGAGTTAAATATTagacaaaaatacataaatatatcacAAACCTTGTTGAGACATTGAATGGAAGAGTTGCAAACCAGTTTGGAGTCACACAAAACTGATTTCTTTTTGATACCACGCACTGGACGCCAAGAACTGCATAACAACAACAGACAACAAAGAGGAAGAACTCCACAAAGGTAccataaatatgaataattgcCTAATTTCAAATTagaattatttaataattcaaatacatttccaTTTGCTGAATACTTTTTACATAATTAGTTTGGAGACTTAACAATTCATATATTTCATACAATGTCATCATtctttcagataattaaaataattcttaATTTATTGTTCATGTTTTCCTCTGAAAAAttgttccattcaaaaagtgcaacagtaaatactgtattattattCATTCGATTCATTTGATTACTttcgttttttttaaatgtatattttttgtgcaaatattTTAACAACAGTGGGGAACCAGTTAAAGCATTTGTCCAGagccatttatacagtatatatatatgtatatatatatatatatatatatatatatatatatatatatatatatatatatatataaactgacaTCAATATTCTATGATATATTAATTGAACTTTGTCatatgtgtaaatatataaaaatgtagcaaaatatttatcttttctgTCTGTAGTAATGCAGTAAGCTGTTGCATAAAGTGCATGAGTGGAAGGGTGTGAATATTTTATGAGCatgtttgaaatatttttctGTCTGATTGCTTGATGTATGAGTTTAATATCAAGATGGCCTGTAGTCAGAAATATCTTCATTTCTGGGCATCTTTCCACATATCTTTAATATAAGAGAACATTTCACtcaatagttttgtgcaatatgcTTAAAGCTATTCTGCCTCTATCAACTGTCCATAAATAATCTCCTGTGgtctatatatttatatgcagATGATGGCTTTATCCCTGCCTTCCCGTCCAGCCCTGTTGTTCTTAGTATTGATGAGTTTGACTCTGATGACCTCCGCCTTTCCCCAACCTTACCTTCGTCCCCTGCAAAGGTATGAGTACTGTGTGCCTTCAATATCTAAATACAGACTATTTTTATGACATATCTTGACACTGTCCCTCTAATAAACAGTAACTTGCGTGCTATCGGTCAAGAGGATTCCAAAGGTGAAGAGTGGGAGGTACTCTACCCATCAATCTCACTTCGTGATTGGAGCATTCAGTTTTTGACTGCCCCAGATTTTGGTACAGCAAAGGCTGGAACACAACAGCTGGTTGGGGATGATTGGCTTCCGCTTAGCCAATCGCAGATAGAGGAAGAGCTGGTCAAGAACTGGCAGGGCCAATGGCCTTCACGGGTTGGTAACCAGCAGAAGAGGAACATAGTGGTGGCAGACGATGCTGCATTTAGAGAGAAGAGCAAGCTTTTGACAGCAATGGAAAGGCAGAAGTGGCTAAATTCCTATATGCAGAAACTGTTATTAGTTAATTCAAAGTGATTATAGTTATTCTATTGTTTATTATACAAAGAAAAGAAATGACATATttacaaataaagaaaatataaagtttTATGTAAGAGTGTAAAATAAGATTTTGATCATCATTACATGCAACAAAGTAATCATGTTGAAAAACTCTTTTcatcattataataaaaaaaaaaaagtataaaagcatgttttcttttatttttattttcagatgaCTTTGGATAATCAAAATGCACGATAGGATGTCTGTTGATCATGATTTAAATAAATACCTGAAAACATTCTCTATAAccatgtttattgagcaattttCAATTGGCGTATTAGTATagacagaatttattttatttactcactttAGTTTCAGAGCACTTTTCGGTATTCCCTGACACTGAAATAAGGCAttgtgtgtatttctttcttttcaacAGTTAATTCAATTATTCCCAGTAGGTATGTGGCATTATGTGAAAAACTTGACAGGCGAGGATATTTCAcacttaaataataaatgaatataatgTGTTCTTTTCAGAGATTACCAAATTATGTATGGCTACTGTTAGAAGAGTAATATGCCTGCTATATTTGAAAATTGTGGAACATTTTCAGGAATATTCAGCCTTGTCTTCATCTTGGGTGACATCAACATCAAAGAAGCATTTAACATGAGAAAATCCAGAGAAAATTGACAAAGCTATGCTATATGCATAAGGGTGTGTTTAGAAGGATATAATGCCCAGAAATATGAATGACAA
The Xyrauchen texanus isolate HMW12.3.18 chromosome 22, RBS_HiC_50CHRs, whole genome shotgun sequence DNA segment above includes these coding regions:
- the LOC127662082 gene encoding tuberoinfundibular peptide of 39 residues, whose translation is MMALSLPSRPALLFLVLMSLTLMTSAFPQPYLRPLQSNLRAIGQEDSKGEEWEVLYPSISLRDWSIQFLTAPDFGTAKAGTQQLVGDDWLPLSQSQIEEELVKNWQGQWPSRVGNQQKRNIVVADDAAFREKSKLLTAMERQKWLNSYMQKLLLVNSK